From the Candidatus Brocadiia bacterium genome, one window contains:
- the typA gene encoding translational GTPase TypA, with translation MKKMKHNEKIRNIAIIAHVDHGKTTLVDFMLRQSGVFRQNQEVTERVMDSMDLEKERGITIAAKNCSIEWKGVRINILDTPGHADFGGEVERSLSMVDGAILLVDAAEGPLPQTRFVLKKSLEAGIKMVVVINKIDRKDARPEQVLDEIYNLFIDLEAKEHDLDFPVLYAIGRDGIAQPTLDTPGTSLAILFDAIIKTVPAPAYDPAEPFQMLVANLDYSDYVGQLAIGRVFNGSARCNDALVCIKENAQSNPLRVTKLQVYNGISLEGVDQVDPGDIIILAGIENVSIGDTICTREVPKVLPRIKVDEPTVSMAFTINTSPFAGQEGTYVQSRKILERLRKEIMLNVGIQLEESDEVNIFIVKGRGEFQMEILLETMRREGYEVGVGRPHVIFKKKDGVKLEPIERLFIDCDEAHIGIITEQIAHRKGQMKNMVNHGTGRVRMEFTIPTRSLIGYRNNFLTDTRGTGIMSSYLEGYEEYRGDFKMRLTGSMVADRVGKANAYALQNLEKRGELLVSPGDRVYEGMIIGDYSRENDINVNPSKEKKLTNMRSSSSDDTIILKPVLPVTLGKAIAFINEDEMIEITPKSIRLRKTILSANGRKGTRGQKDETWED, from the coding sequence ATGAAAAAGATGAAGCATAACGAAAAGATACGTAACATTGCAATCATTGCTCACGTTGACCACGGCAAGACCACCCTGGTTGATTTTATGCTCCGGCAGAGCGGCGTTTTCCGCCAGAACCAGGAAGTGACCGAGCGCGTTATGGACAGCATGGATTTGGAAAAAGAGCGAGGCATAACCATCGCAGCCAAGAACTGCTCCATAGAGTGGAAAGGCGTGCGTATCAACATACTGGATACGCCCGGCCACGCCGATTTTGGAGGCGAGGTCGAGCGCAGCCTGAGCATGGTCGACGGCGCGATACTTCTGGTCGACGCGGCCGAAGGCCCCCTGCCCCAGACTCGCTTCGTTCTTAAGAAATCACTCGAGGCCGGGATTAAGATGGTAGTCGTTATCAATAAAATAGACCGCAAGGACGCCCGGCCCGAACAGGTTCTGGACGAAATATACAACCTCTTTATAGACCTTGAAGCCAAAGAGCATGACCTAGATTTTCCGGTATTATACGCCATCGGCCGGGACGGCATCGCCCAACCCACCCTGGATACGCCGGGCACCAGCCTGGCCATTCTGTTCGACGCGATAATTAAAACCGTGCCCGCGCCGGCTTATGATCCGGCCGAGCCGTTCCAGATGCTGGTGGCAAACCTGGACTATTCCGATTATGTCGGCCAACTGGCCATCGGCCGGGTCTTCAACGGCTCAGCCCGGTGCAATGATGCCTTGGTGTGTATCAAGGAAAACGCCCAATCAAACCCGCTACGCGTAACCAAACTCCAGGTTTATAACGGAATATCACTCGAAGGTGTTGACCAGGTCGACCCCGGCGACATCATCATTCTGGCCGGCATCGAAAATGTATCCATCGGCGACACCATCTGTACCAGAGAAGTGCCTAAGGTTTTGCCCCGCATTAAAGTTGACGAGCCGACGGTTTCGATGGCTTTCACCATCAACACCTCGCCCTTTGCCGGACAGGAAGGCACTTACGTCCAGTCCCGCAAAATCCTCGAGCGCCTCCGCAAGGAAATAATGCTTAATGTCGGTATCCAGCTTGAAGAATCGGACGAGGTCAATATTTTTATCGTCAAGGGCCGGGGCGAGTTCCAGATGGAGATACTTCTGGAAACCATGCGTCGCGAAGGCTACGAAGTCGGCGTCGGCCGGCCCCACGTCATATTCAAGAAGAAAGACGGCGTCAAGCTCGAACCCATCGAGCGGCTTTTTATCGATTGCGACGAAGCCCACATCGGAATCATTACCGAACAGATTGCCCATCGCAAGGGGCAGATGAAGAATATGGTCAACCACGGCACCGGCCGGGTTCGGATGGAGTTCACCATTCCCACCCGCTCCCTTATCGGTTACCGGAATAACTTCCTGACCGATACCCGGGGCACCGGCATTATGAGCTCCTACCTCGAGGGCTACGAAGAATACCGGGGCGATTTCAAAATGCGTCTGACCGGTTCCATGGTGGCCGACCGGGTCGGCAAGGCCAATGCCTACGCGCTGCAAAACCTGGAAAAACGAGGCGAACTCCTGGTCAGCCCGGGCGACCGGGTTTATGAAGGAATGATAATCGGCGACTACAGCCGTGAAAACGACATAAACGTTAATCCATCCAAAGAAAAGAAATTGACCAATATGCGCAGCTCTTCCAGCGATGATACCATCATCCTTAAACCGGTCCTGCCCGTAACCCTGGGTAAGGCTATTGCGTTTATTAACGAAGACGAGATGATAGAAATCACCCCTAAATCCATCCGCTTGCGCAAAACAATACTATCCGCCAACGGACGCAAAGGCACCAGAGGCCAAAAAGACGAGACGTGGGAAGATTAA
- a CDS encoding DEAD/DEAH box helicase produces MPNRTEVVSQKTEQPSQGFFGLGIAPKILSILEQIKFKAPTPIQAKVIPLAIQGQDIVGIAQTGTGKTLAFVIPIVQTLAQKDICALVLAPTRELALQIEEVFREIMRPFGMKTACLIGGAPMPPQIMALQRDPRVVIATPGRLFDHLERHSIVLNGVGILVLDEADRMLDMGFAPQVDKIVARLPKKRQTMLFSATMAREIMTVASRYMKLPVSIEIAPPGTTVQEVTQELFIVAKEAKLKLLGKILGQYPGSVLLFTRMKHHAHKIAYAIREMGYRAAEIHSNRSLNQRREALDGFKSGRYKVLVATDIASRGIDVTGIELVINYDLPDETENYIHRIGRTARAGHKGRAISFATPDQSRDVQAIERLTRTTLKISEHPGITHGKFSLSSTPVGHTRFGGGYGGRSRPSTGRLPAVPRGRYTGTRAFGKT; encoded by the coding sequence ATGCCTAATAGAACAGAAGTTGTTTCTCAAAAAACTGAACAGCCCAGCCAGGGCTTTTTCGGCTTGGGCATCGCGCCCAAGATACTGAGTATTCTGGAGCAGATAAAGTTTAAAGCGCCCACGCCCATCCAGGCCAAGGTAATCCCGCTGGCTATCCAGGGCCAGGATATCGTCGGCATTGCCCAGACCGGCACCGGCAAGACCCTGGCTTTTGTCATTCCCATAGTCCAGACCCTGGCCCAGAAAGATATCTGCGCCCTGGTTTTAGCGCCTACCCGGGAACTGGCGCTCCAGATAGAAGAGGTTTTCCGCGAGATAATGCGCCCGTTCGGGATGAAGACAGCCTGCCTTATCGGCGGCGCGCCTATGCCGCCGCAGATTATGGCCCTTCAACGCGACCCGCGCGTCGTCATCGCCACACCGGGACGCTTGTTTGACCACCTCGAACGCCACAGCATCGTTCTTAACGGAGTCGGCATCCTGGTGCTTGATGAAGCCGACCGGATGCTGGATATGGGCTTCGCTCCCCAGGTAGACAAGATAGTCGCTCGCCTGCCCAAAAAACGGCAGACTATGCTTTTCTCCGCGACTATGGCCCGCGAGATTATGACCGTGGCCTCGCGCTATATGAAACTGCCCGTGTCCATAGAAATCGCTCCTCCCGGCACCACCGTTCAGGAAGTTACCCAGGAATTGTTCATCGTCGCTAAGGAAGCCAAGTTGAAACTGCTCGGGAAAATACTCGGCCAGTATCCGGGCTCGGTTCTGCTTTTTACCCGGATGAAGCATCACGCCCACAAGATAGCCTACGCCATCAGGGAAATGGGCTACCGGGCGGCTGAGATACATTCCAATCGTTCGCTCAACCAGCGGCGCGAGGCGCTTGACGGTTTTAAGTCCGGCCGGTATAAAGTCCTGGTGGCCACCGATATTGCCTCACGCGGCATTGATGTCACCGGCATCGAGCTGGTCATCAATTACGACCTGCCCGACGAAACAGAAAACTACATCCACCGCATTGGACGGACCGCCCGGGCCGGGCATAAAGGGCGCGCCATCTCGTTTGCCACGCCCGACCAGAGCCGAGATGTCCAGGCAATCGAACGGCTCACCCGGACCACCTTGAAGATTTCCGAACATCCGGGCATTACCCACGGAAAGTTCTCGCTTAGCAGCACGCCGGTTGGACATACCAGGTTTGGCGGCGGCTATGGCGGACGTAGCCGTCCGTCGACCGGACGACTGCCGGCCGTGCCCAGGGGCAGATATACGGGGACCCGGGCTTTCGGTAAGACTTAA
- a CDS encoding NAD(P)/FAD-dependent oxidoreductase, translated as MDNSHTKPYQVIIIGAGAAGLMAAITAGRTGRSVLVIERNPAIGRKILVTGNGRCNLTNTETGPDKYYGQNTKCLHNIFSRFSCSDAIAFFEGLGVPLKTEEAGRVLPTSDQASYIVNAMGDELSRLKVTLKLEERLVSLSPKSGRWQAVTDKDAYQAKTIIIAAGGKSYPQLGSTGDGFDLAQKLGHSIIEPHAGLVPLELSGNWFRELQGVQSEVEMTLIVKGKTIRRTGQLLFTHFGISGPPVMDLSRLITANPESVLTANFMPAYKSAQDLTRFLMGHFQAQPQKTLLNVLSGFLPRKICAVLLNRLTFHHESRAGHMPKVRTQLIAQLLNSWPLEITGPRPFAESMVTAGGVPMDEVNTRTMESNKAKGVYLAGEVLDIDGISGGYNLQFAWSTGYLAGASAAQNLD; from the coding sequence ATGGATAACTCCCATACCAAACCGTATCAGGTTATAATCATCGGCGCCGGAGCGGCCGGACTTATGGCCGCTATCACCGCCGGGCGGACTGGGCGGTCTGTCCTGGTTATCGAACGTAATCCCGCCATCGGCCGCAAAATACTGGTCACCGGCAACGGACGTTGTAACCTGACCAACACCGAGACCGGCCCGGACAAATACTACGGCCAGAACACCAAATGCCTACACAACATCTTCAGCCGTTTCTCGTGTAGCGATGCCATCGCGTTCTTCGAAGGGCTGGGTGTCCCGCTCAAGACTGAAGAAGCCGGCCGGGTCCTGCCCACCAGCGACCAGGCCAGCTATATCGTCAACGCTATGGGTGACGAGCTGTCGCGCCTTAAGGTCACCCTCAAGCTGGAAGAACGCCTGGTCAGCCTGTCGCCCAAATCCGGCAGGTGGCAGGCCGTCACCGACAAAGACGCCTACCAGGCCAAAACAATCATTATTGCCGCCGGCGGTAAAAGTTATCCCCAACTCGGTTCGACCGGAGACGGCTTTGACCTGGCCCAGAAACTCGGGCACAGCATTATTGAACCCCACGCCGGGCTGGTGCCGCTTGAATTATCCGGCAACTGGTTCCGCGAACTTCAGGGCGTCCAGTCCGAAGTAGAAATGACCTTAATCGTCAAGGGGAAAACTATCCGCCGGACCGGACAACTGCTCTTCACCCATTTCGGCATCTCCGGCCCGCCGGTAATGGACCTCAGCCGTCTGATAACGGCTAATCCGGAATCAGTCCTGACCGCCAACTTTATGCCTGCCTATAAATCGGCTCAGGATTTGACCCGATTCCTGATGGGCCATTTCCAGGCACAGCCCCAGAAGACGCTCCTTAACGTTCTGTCCGGTTTCCTGCCCAGGAAAATCTGCGCCGTATTGCTCAACCGGCTGACCTTCCACCACGAATCCCGGGCCGGGCATATGCCCAAGGTCCGGACCCAGCTCATTGCCCAACTGCTCAACAGCTGGCCGCTGGAAATAACCGGGCCCCGCCCCTTTGCCGAATCAATGGTCACGGCCGGCGGCGTGCCGATGGACGAGGTCAACACCAGGACTATGGAATCGAACAAGGCCAAGGGCGTCTACCTGGCCGGCGAGGTGCTGGATATCGACGGCATCTCCGGCGGGTACAACCTCCAGTTCGCCTGGAGCACCGGCTATCTGGCCGGCGCGTCAGCGGCTCAAAACCTTGACTGA
- a CDS encoding protein-tyrosine phosphatase family protein: MRKPSCFRNLAWAVLAISVFLSACNCKSAAVAPAGPAVTLAQPDNSIPGLENFAKITDNIYRGAQPTAEGFAALKKMGVKTVINLRDRHSDAELLKGLGLKCIDIPSMASDIQETNIYTFIKAVTNPANQPVFIHCLHGSDRTGLMLAIYRVCCQDWPREEAVKEMDIFGRHIVYPNIPKYIRFFNVDETKTKALSAPEPAVQTID, encoded by the coding sequence ATGCGCAAACCATCTTGTTTCAGGAATTTGGCCTGGGCCGTTCTGGCAATCTCGGTATTTCTGTCCGCCTGCAACTGCAAGTCGGCCGCGGTTGCCCCGGCCGGTCCGGCTGTAACTCTCGCCCAACCCGATAACAGCATTCCCGGGCTGGAAAACTTCGCCAAAATAACCGACAACATCTACCGCGGCGCGCAGCCGACCGCGGAAGGTTTCGCCGCGCTGAAGAAGATGGGCGTCAAGACCGTTATTAACCTGCGCGACCGTCATTCCGACGCCGAACTGCTCAAGGGACTGGGATTGAAGTGTATCGATATCCCCAGTATGGCCTCCGACATTCAGGAAACAAATATTTACACATTCATCAAGGCCGTGACTAATCCGGCCAACCAGCCGGTTTTCATACATTGTCTGCACGGCTCAGACCGGACTGGGCTGATGCTGGCCATATACCGGGTCTGTTGCCAGGACTGGCCGCGCGAAGAAGCCGTCAAGGAGATGGACATATTTGGCCGCCATATAGTCTATCCCAATATTCCCAAATACATCAGGTTCTTTAACGTTGACGAAACCAAGACCAAGGCGCTGTCCGCGCCCGAACCAGCAGTCCAGACGATTGATTAA
- a CDS encoding M3 family oligoendopeptidase — translation MNFSEIVYQRPDIKQVETQFNVLLDKFASAKTNEELDLVMEAVNRLRSEFESMASVTYIRHSVDTADQTYKAEQDYFDQTGPHYGNLVTKYYKALIKSKHRPYLEKKWGKQLFVLAEMAEKTFKPEIIEDLQQENKLSTQYTELLASAKILFEGQERTLSQMTPFIISPDRAMRKKASQAKYSFFIQHEARLDDIYDRLVKTRVTIAHKLGFKDFIELGYARMCRSDYNPDMVSRFRNQVKDHIVPIATKLREAQRLRLGLDSLKYYDEPLSFTDGNATPKGPPEWIIDNGRKMYSELSPETKEFFDFMVNHGLMDLLSKKNKAGGGYCTYLSKYKFPYIFANFNGTAGDIAVLTHEAGHAFQAYRTKDFIIPEYNSPTAEACEIHSMSMEFFTWPWMELFFKEDIKKYKLSHLGNALLFIPYGVTVDEFQHYVYSNPGDSPAQRKAAWRRIEKKYLPHRDYEGNAYLKNGGYWHQQMHIFGMPFYYIDYTLAQMCAFQFWKKSLEAGNTAWADYLKLCAAGGSKPFLELVKLANLTSPFENNCVKSVIGLIESRLNELKA, via the coding sequence ATGAATTTCAGCGAGATAGTCTACCAGCGCCCGGACATCAAACAGGTTGAAACTCAGTTCAACGTCCTGCTCGACAAGTTCGCCTCGGCCAAGACCAACGAGGAACTCGACCTGGTAATGGAAGCCGTCAACCGGCTCAGGAGTGAGTTCGAATCAATGGCCTCGGTCACCTACATCCGCCACAGCGTCGATACGGCCGACCAGACCTACAAGGCCGAACAGGATTACTTCGACCAGACCGGCCCGCACTACGGCAACCTGGTCACCAAATACTACAAGGCCCTGATAAAATCCAAGCACCGTCCCTACCTGGAAAAGAAATGGGGCAAACAGCTCTTCGTCCTGGCCGAGATGGCCGAAAAGACCTTCAAGCCGGAGATAATTGAAGACCTCCAGCAGGAAAACAAGCTCTCCACCCAATACACCGAATTGCTCGCCTCGGCCAAGATACTGTTCGAAGGCCAGGAGCGCACCCTGTCGCAAATGACGCCGTTTATCATCTCGCCCGACCGTGCCATGAGGAAAAAGGCCTCGCAGGCTAAATACAGCTTCTTCATCCAGCACGAAGCCCGGCTGGACGACATCTACGACCGGCTGGTGAAAACCAGAGTCACCATCGCCCATAAGCTTGGTTTCAAGGACTTCATCGAACTGGGCTACGCCCGGATGTGCCGCTCCGACTACAACCCCGATATGGTGTCCAGGTTCCGGAATCAGGTCAAGGACCACATCGTGCCCATCGCCACCAAACTGCGCGAAGCCCAGCGGCTCCGGCTCGGCCTGGACTCGCTCAAGTACTACGACGAACCGCTCAGCTTTACCGACGGCAACGCCACCCCCAAGGGCCCGCCCGAATGGATTATCGACAATGGCCGGAAGATGTATTCCGAGCTCTCGCCCGAGACCAAGGAGTTCTTTGACTTTATGGTCAACCACGGCCTGATGGACCTGCTCAGTAAGAAGAACAAGGCCGGCGGCGGATACTGCACTTACCTGAGCAAATACAAGTTTCCTTATATCTTTGCCAACTTCAACGGCACGGCCGGCGACATCGCCGTGCTGACGCACGAGGCCGGCCACGCATTCCAGGCCTACCGGACCAAGGACTTCATCATCCCTGAATACAACAGCCCCACCGCCGAGGCCTGCGAGATACACTCGATGAGCATGGAGTTTTTCACCTGGCCGTGGATGGAGTTGTTCTTCAAGGAGGACATCAAGAAATACAAATTGTCCCATCTGGGCAACGCCCTGCTCTTCATTCCCTATGGCGTGACCGTGGACGAATTCCAGCACTACGTTTACTCCAACCCGGGCGACAGCCCGGCCCAGCGCAAAGCCGCCTGGCGCCGGATAGAAAAGAAATACCTGCCGCACCGCGACTACGAAGGCAACGCCTACCTGAAAAACGGCGGCTACTGGCACCAGCAGATGCACATCTTTGGTATGCCGTTTTACTACATCGATTACACCCTGGCCCAGATGTGCGCATTCCAGTTCTGGAAGAAATCGCTCGAAGCCGGCAATACCGCCTGGGCAGATTATTTGAAGCTCTGCGCCGCCGGCGGCAGCAAGCCGTTTCTGGAGTTGGTCAAGCTGGCCAACCTGACCTCGCCTTTCGAGAACAACTGTGTCAAGTCCGTCATCGGCCTGATAGAATCGCGATTGAACGAACTTAAGGCGTAA
- a CDS encoding mechanosensitive ion channel family protein, whose product MMAYFETMVSQPWLNIIISAAVLFGALVAGFFLKIIVLGQVSRMAEKTSWKWDDPIVNNLRSAIVFWALILGLYFVKEVWMSVLPATINVFLNKLLIAGLGFSIILTVANIITSIISLYGEKFSSTLPLSNLTRTLVRILVFSIGGLVVLDALGVSITPLLTTLGIGGLAVALALQDTLANFFSGFYLTVSKNIKAGDYIKIESGEEGHVTDIGWRATKIVLLSNNVVIIPNIKMSQSIITNYNHPDKEVPVLIPVGVHYNSDLKYVEEVTVAAAKEIQQTVPGAVKDFQPLVRYNALADSSINFNVILRAQELVAGYLITHEFIKLLHQRYKEKGIVIPYPVRAINLDQEKAVLPK is encoded by the coding sequence ATGATGGCGTATTTCGAAACTATGGTCAGCCAGCCCTGGCTGAATATTATTATATCCGCGGCGGTCCTGTTCGGAGCGTTGGTGGCCGGGTTCTTCCTCAAGATAATTGTCCTGGGCCAGGTCTCGCGCATGGCCGAAAAGACCTCCTGGAAATGGGATGACCCGATTGTCAACAACCTCCGCAGCGCCATCGTTTTCTGGGCGCTCATCCTCGGACTCTACTTCGTCAAGGAGGTCTGGATGTCGGTCCTGCCGGCCACCATCAACGTCTTCCTGAATAAACTGCTCATCGCCGGCCTGGGATTCAGCATCATCCTGACCGTGGCCAATATCATTACCTCCATCATCTCGCTCTACGGCGAAAAGTTCAGCTCCACCCTGCCGCTGTCCAACCTGACCCGGACGCTGGTGCGCATCCTGGTCTTCAGCATCGGCGGGCTGGTGGTGCTGGACGCGCTGGGCGTTTCCATCACACCGCTCCTGACTACCTTAGGCATCGGCGGATTGGCCGTGGCCCTGGCCCTGCAGGACACCCTGGCCAACTTCTTTTCCGGCTTCTACCTGACCGTTTCCAAGAACATCAAGGCCGGCGACTACATCAAGATAGAGTCCGGCGAGGAAGGCCACGTCACCGATATCGGCTGGCGCGCCACCAAGATAGTCCTGCTCTCCAATAACGTGGTCATCATCCCTAACATCAAGATGTCCCAGTCGATTATCACCAACTACAACCACCCGGACAAAGAGGTGCCGGTGCTGATACCGGTCGGCGTCCATTACAACAGCGACCTGAAATACGTCGAAGAGGTCACCGTAGCCGCGGCTAAAGAGATACAGCAGACTGTGCCCGGCGCGGTCAAGGATTTCCAGCCGCTGGTCCGCTACAACGCCCTGGCCGATTCCAGCATCAACTTCAACGTCATCCTGCGCGCCCAGGAGCTGGTGGCTGGTTACCTGATAACCCACGAGTTCATCAAACTGCTCCACCAGCGGTATAAAGAAAAGGGGATTGTCATTCCCTACCCGGTCCGGGCCATTAATCTGGACCAGGAAAAAGCGGTTCTGCCTAAATAA
- a CDS encoding metalloregulator ArsR/SmtB family transcription factor — protein MEQSNYVKVFKALSNEQRLKIFLMIHKGCCSADGDGTSKIKIEDKACCPVSGVIEKAFTKVCDCMNLSRSTVSHHFKELQNAGLITCERDGQMYRCRINKETVNAIKDFLK, from the coding sequence ATGGAACAATCTAACTACGTTAAGGTATTCAAAGCCCTGTCAAACGAACAGCGGCTCAAGATATTCCTTATGATCCACAAGGGTTGCTGTTCGGCCGATGGCGACGGCACCTCCAAAATCAAGATCGAAGACAAGGCCTGTTGCCCCGTGTCCGGCGTCATCGAAAAAGCCTTTACCAAGGTGTGCGACTGCATGAACCTTTCCCGGTCAACCGTCTCGCACCATTTCAAAGAACTCCAAAACGCCGGGCTGATAACCTGCGAACGCGACGGGCAGATGTATCGCTGCCGGATAAATAAGGAAACCGTCAATGCCATCAAGGATTTCCTGAAGTAG
- a CDS encoding methyltransferase domain-containing protein: MKTTKENYLYALGFKWLAPLYDLAVKIIINEEEFRAHIVRAANIKPHHKVVDLGCGTASLAIKIKQEHPQAEVTGLDGDNKILGIARGKIDGLKLDIALQEGMIFRLPYPDNSFDRVFSTLTLHHLKTEDKVKALQEIWRILAPLGEIHVADFDKAAGKDNVLVGFLKNLHPHKIADTRRSLEQMLADTGFTSVRNQGIFKTMVGKIYCLGAIKG; the protein is encoded by the coding sequence ATGAAAACGACAAAAGAAAACTATCTCTACGCCCTGGGATTCAAATGGCTGGCCCCGTTGTATGACCTGGCCGTAAAAATAATCATCAATGAAGAAGAATTCCGGGCCCACATCGTCCGGGCCGCAAACATCAAGCCCCATCATAAAGTCGTTGATTTGGGCTGTGGCACGGCCTCCCTGGCCATAAAGATCAAGCAGGAACATCCCCAGGCCGAGGTTACCGGCTTGGATGGCGACAACAAAATATTAGGCATTGCCCGGGGAAAAATAGATGGTTTGAAACTGGATATTGCATTGCAGGAAGGAATGATATTCCGGCTTCCCTATCCGGACAATTCCTTCGACCGGGTCTTCAGCACGCTCACCCTGCACCACCTTAAAACAGAGGACAAAGTAAAGGCGCTTCAGGAGATATGGCGCATTCTCGCGCCGCTGGGTGAAATACACGTGGCCGATTTTGATAAAGCCGCAGGCAAAGACAACGTATTGGTTGGATTCCTTAAAAACCTGCACCCGCATAAAATAGCCGACACCCGCCGGTCGCTGGAACAAATGCTTGCGGACACAGGTTTTACCTCCGTAAGAAATCAGGGGATTTTCAAGACCATGGTTGGAAAGATATATTGCCTTGGGGCCATAAAAGGCTGA
- the gcvH gene encoding glycine cleavage system protein GcvH — MKDKIMSNEMYYSQTHEWARVDGDTVTVGITPFAAEHLSDLIFIQLPKAGAQVKQGAPFSEIESVKTVSDINSPVSGQITEVNEAVAGNLNAISTDALGTGWLIKVKLSGTDELKKLITADAYKKLCDSEGGH, encoded by the coding sequence ATGAAAGATAAGATTATGTCAAACGAAATGTATTATTCCCAGACGCACGAGTGGGCCCGGGTCGATGGCGACACGGTGACCGTGGGCATTACGCCCTTCGCGGCCGAACACCTGAGCGACCTGATTTTCATCCAGCTGCCCAAGGCCGGGGCGCAGGTCAAACAGGGCGCGCCGTTCTCGGAAATCGAATCGGTCAAGACGGTTAGCGACATCAACAGCCCGGTCAGCGGCCAGATTACTGAGGTCAACGAGGCCGTGGCCGGTAACCTGAACGCCATCAGCACCGACGCGCTTGGCACCGGCTGGCTGATTAAGGTCAAGCTGTCCGGAACGGATGAGCTGAAGAAGCTTATCACCGCCGACGCCTATAAGAAACTCTGCGACTCGGAAGGCGGCCATTAA
- the gcvPA gene encoding aminomethyl-transferring glycine dehydrogenase subunit GcvPA, with translation MPYIPHTPSDIEAMLKAIGAKSVDELFCCIPEKARLKQPLKLPKAVSETEITRELTDMVRCNQGAHTMPSFLGAGCYNHFIPKVVDHLAGRSEFYTSYTPYQPEISQGMLQSFFEYQTMMCELTGLDVSNASLYDGATAVAEAALMSLAVTNKNKIVISKTVHPEYRQVLKTYLHDLSKAVNLVEIGFKDGVTDMAALKGAVDADTACVIFQTPNFFGAIEPADEISAIIHNVQGLLVSFVNPVSLALLKPPSAYGADIAIGDGQSLGNTMSFGGPHLGFMVVKKDFVRKMPGRIIGQTVDTDGQRGFVLTLSTREQHIRREKATSNICSNEGLLALRAAIHMSALGKQGLREAAEQCLQKAHYLASKLSAKPGYKLLFASPFFNEFVVQCPEPVFVINKKLLDKGIIGGLDLSGFYPELKHTMLMAVTEMNTKEEMDELVKSL, from the coding sequence ATGCCTTATATTCCTCATACGCCCTCGGATATCGAGGCGATGTTAAAGGCCATCGGGGCTAAATCGGTGGACGAGCTGTTTTGCTGTATTCCTGAAAAGGCACGGCTGAAACAGCCGCTCAAACTACCCAAGGCCGTTTCCGAGACCGAAATCACCCGCGAGCTGACCGATATGGTCCGCTGTAACCAGGGGGCGCATACGATGCCGTCTTTCCTGGGCGCCGGTTGCTATAATCATTTCATCCCCAAGGTGGTGGACCATCTGGCCGGCCGGAGCGAGTTTTATACCTCTTATACGCCTTACCAGCCGGAAATAAGCCAGGGGATGCTCCAGTCGTTCTTCGAATACCAGACCATGATGTGCGAGCTGACCGGGTTGGACGTTTCCAACGCGTCGCTCTACGACGGCGCCACGGCCGTGGCCGAGGCGGCCCTGATGTCGCTGGCCGTTACCAACAAGAATAAAATCGTCATCTCCAAAACAGTTCATCCGGAATACCGCCAGGTGCTCAAGACTTATCTGCACGACCTGAGCAAGGCGGTCAATCTGGTGGAAATTGGTTTCAAGGACGGCGTGACGGATATGGCGGCGCTCAAGGGCGCGGTTGATGCCGACACCGCCTGCGTTATATTCCAGACGCCGAATTTCTTCGGGGCAATCGAGCCGGCCGATGAAATCAGCGCTATCATACACAATGTCCAGGGACTGCTGGTCAGTTTCGTCAACCCGGTCTCGCTGGCGCTGCTGAAGCCGCCGTCCGCGTACGGAGCCGACATCGCCATCGGCGACGGCCAGTCGCTGGGCAATACCATGTCGTTCGGTGGGCCGCACCTGGGTTTTATGGTGGTCAAGAAGGATTTCGTGCGCAAGATGCCCGGCCGGATTATCGGACAGACGGTCGATACCGACGGCCAGCGCGGGTTCGTCCTGACCCTGTCCACCCGGGAACAGCATATCCGCCGGGAAAAGGCAACATCCAATATCTGCTCCAACGAAGGACTGCTGGCCCTGCGGGCGGCTATTCATATGTCGGCCCTGGGCAAACAGGGCCTGCGCGAAGCGGCCGAGCAATGCCTGCAGAAGGCGCATTACCTGGCATCGAAGCTGTCTGCCAAGCCGGGATATAAACTGTTATTCGCATCGCCGTTCTTTAACGAGTTCGTGGTCCAGTGCCCCGAACCGGTCTTCGTTATCAATAAGAAATTGCTGGATAAAGGAATCATCGGCGGTTTGGATTTGAGCGGATTTTATCCGGAGCTCAAGCACACCATGCTTATGGCCGTGACCGAGATGAATACCAAAGAGGAGATGGACGAGTTAGTTAAGAGTTTGTAG